The Fusarium poae strain DAOMC 252244 chromosome 2, whole genome shotgun sequence nucleotide sequence TATGTCAGGAGGTAGGCATAATGATGCCGATGCTTCTGCCCACTGAGCAGGAATAGATACACGTCATTTAGAAAGACCACATATGGTTGCAAGGGTAAATTGGATTTTTGTTTCAACTTTCATCTTGTTCCTATCAACATTTGATGATTTTTGGCATTCAAAATCTAGGTACCCAGCATTGACTTTTCCCCTCATGTTGTAACTTAGGTTGCTCCTACTTACGTGTTATTGCATCATCACATTGACTCAAATTATTCATGCCTGCGTCAGGTAATGGCAAGTAGCTGATTGCAACACTAAAGTCAGGAAAAAGACGAGAATAACGTAATGAACATCTTTTAAACTTGTAAGGACTCATGTTCTACGAGAAAAGAGTCATACTTTACATGATTGTCCCAAGGTACCAGTGGATGCCTGTGTCATGATACTGGACCATGACTCTCCTCTCTGTGCGTCACATGGAAGGAAGGTCCAGGTGACTTGCAGATGGCTGGTTGTAAGCGTCAGCTTTACGCCGCAGTTTTCAGGCGAACAAGAGATGCAGAGGCCCTGGCAGTGCCATTACATTAAACATCACGATATTATATGATATGATGTACTCTGTAGATACCTAGCCGTTCGATTGTGGCCTGGCTTAGGTTAGTACAGTACCTCCTAAAAGTGCAGTGCCGCAAGGTACCCGCCAGAGCCTTGTGCCCGACAGGAAGCTTAGATCGCCCAAATAATTACTACATGCCCAACTTGAGGATAAGACATTTGCCGTTTTCGACGGCTTCCCCGAAACGGGAAAATCATATTGAATTAGTAGCGGTTGGACCATGCACTATTGTGTGAGACAGTGATTGTACATACTAAGAGCTTCGTCCGAGCCGTCAATCAGAAAGACTTAGCTGAACAAGGCTGTAGGGGCCCGTCATCCCGGCTTCATATTTCTTTTGCTGGTATCTTTTGAGTCAGTGCTGCGataaaaacaaacaaaatgcATGCATGTATCTACTAATCTGTCTGTATTTCCTACCCGTCCATGGATAttaggtactaagttacTGCCCAGCCACTGACTTTGTGGTTCAAAGCCCCATTCAATGGATGACAGTGGATGGCTGCCGAAATCATCTCACGAGGCTTTCTGCCTGAAAATTTAGGCAGGAGCCGCCCTCACCGTGCTTCCCTCTCACCCTTTCCCACTGGGCCTCCCACCAAAGCTAAAGGACTTACTCATCTTTGCCCCTCCCCCCTTCTACCAAAATCCCATTCCCTTTCTTCTCCCTACAACGTCACCAACACAAATACACGCAAACTTCTAAAGACTTTGCATCTCGCAAACCGTCGCAAGACATATTCATCCCTCGTACCCAAACCAGTACTTTCGATACCTACACAGCGAGGCGCTATTCTAGCCAGCGGTCGCTGAACACATCCCCAACCCTTTTACAAAACCCATTTCCCAAGGTAACCCCAGTACCTCCGAGTTTATGTCCATCGAAAATCTCAAGACCTACGGTAAGCCTCTTTGCTGTTCCCACGGGAAATACTCTCTTCTCCCTACCAAGACCGCCTTTTTGCTTGCGCAGCTCCCTTCGACCCGACCCCTGGACTGAACGCCGGCGTCTTATCGTCCTGTACCTGCATTTGTTGGTGTAAAGCCACATGTCAATCCCCACTCGACCGCCATGTCCATCAATACTATCAATAAGTCTCAAGAACATGACAACTAACTGCCTCGCTCATTAGACCCCTTCGCCGAAGCCGACGAGGATACCGGAGAAACCAAGCAGACGCAGAATTACATCCATATACGCATTCAGCGTAAGTTACCTGTCTAGTCACCCCAACTGCTGTCGCCCTCGAATCATACTACACCGCAATTCCACGAGACACTGCTGTATGATTGTGTGGATCCATGCCACAGCTGTTTGTGGGAATCGTCACGTTTGCGCACACTGCTAACGAGTCTCCAGAGCGTAATGGACGTAAGACTTTGACCACTGTTCAGGGTCTCCCCAAGAAGTTTGACCAGAAGAAGATTCTCAAGGTCATCAAGAAGAAATTCGGTAAGCGACACATCTGCCAGTTCCCGCTACTCAAGCTAACACGACGCAGCCTGCAATGgcaccatcgtcaacgaCTCCGAGATGGGAGAGGTGATCCAGCTCCAGGGTGATCAGCGTAAAGATGTTCAGGATTTTCTTGTCGATAAGAAGGAAGGCCTCGAGCTAGATgccaagaccatcaaggTCCACGGTTTCTAAAGCTCTGCATGCCCCGTCGTCCTGTCAGTCGCCGTTCCCGGGCGTCTTGACGTAGAGGGACAGGGATGCATGGCCACCTCGGCTTGTGCCTTTTCCGGACGTGTTCTCTTGCTCTCGCAACAGACACACCGAGGCTCGGCTCCGATTACTCTAGGACGACGGGCATCCACTCAGGGTGAGCTTTTGCTCCTGGTGGCTTTTGGAAGAGTATTTATTCTATGCTGCACGTTCCGCGGCGGGTAGGAACCGTATTCGACATCTACCTCGCTCACGTGCACGAGGACGAGGCTACGGGCAAAGCATCTGTTTATCAAACATGGCTTGTCAGTCACTCGTTAGTCAGATATGTCTACATGGGCAAGCCCCGCAGTAGTCTCAGGCAAATACAATGTCGATTCCGAATTCGAACGTGTCTCAAATTTAATGTGTGATTGTATCCTAGTTTATGCCGCAGTTGACGTCAGGCCCCACCTGTATAGGTAGGACAACTGGGCTATACCCATCTGTTTTTCTCATGACTTCTTGAACCGCAGGTTGCCAGCACCATGTAGAGAAGCGCTTCACACCACACCCTGAACAATGGCGGGTTGGAGGAGTTCAACCCGGCGCAGATGGTGCAAGGGAGGAATATGATAGTGGCTACAGATCAGTCGCTTGTTCATCATATTGCCCCTGCAAGCAGAGTGTTGCTGGGCGCACAAGAGCGTAGATATACAGCGTGCGATGTGCTACAAGTCGCCGTGTTGTTCAACGCTTCCCCTGACCTGAGCAACCACGCGCGACGCCTCATCCCATGCGCGTCGTCCATTAGTTACTATTGGCATTTGAGGGTATTCGGGCGTGAACTGGTGCATATGCGCCAGTAGAGTCACCATACTAAAGAAACTGGCTATGGAAAAAACGTTGATGGAAGTCGACGTCTCCTTGCGGATGTTGATCTTTTGGTGGGTGATGTGGTACATCACGGTCAGAGTCTGCGGCGGAGCTTGTCAGTGAACCCGTCTGTTAATTGCGGTGAATGCCCCATGTGTCGCGTGTGCGGGGGGAGGAGAGCGTACCGTGGCTATACCAATCCAGCCCGGGAGAAAGAGGCGAGGGTCTTCAAAACCACCCGCGATGGAGAGAACGACTTGGGTGAGATAGGCGTTGCAGATGTTGGTTGTGAGAAGCCGGACCATGGTCGCTTGAGGTGTATAGTTGATGAGCCTGTGCATTGGTCAATATGGTGTTGCGTCGCGAGACCAATTTAGCTGGACGTGTCAAGGAAGCCAATCATACCATCTGGACATTAGACAGTCTGTAAAGAAGAACGAAAGATAGCCCGACGCAAAACACTAAACTAGCATATCAGCACAGCACTTTTCTTTGACGTGTCTTGTCCAGCTCTTGTTCAGGACATATCCCACACGCACCCATATCGTTGCAAGCCCAGTTTCAGTCAGGGCGTACCGCGCATCTTGCTCAACGCTCATGGCCACAGATCctcccgtcgtcgagggCACCACAACGACTATTTCTGGCCCTGGCAGGATACGCAGGAGCAGCTGAACAGCAGAAGGCAATCCCCACCACAACGCTGGCAGGATGGAGAACAGCCGTAGAGCAAACAGCCAAGGATGCCATGGCGTAGGGACATTGAGGACGACAGCTACGCGAGGCTGAAGGAGAGACGGGTGTACAGGACGAGCGTCATCCGAAGCTATCGTCGTTGTCGTGGGCTGCGACGGGGAAGATTTGATCGTGTTCGAAGTCACGGACGTAAGCGGTTGTGGAAGATGGCCGGTGGAAGAGCCCCGACGAATGGGGGGAGGATTGCCCATCTCACGTCTGACGTTTCAGGCCATTTGTAGCAATACAAAAAGCTGACTGTGTGGGAGAGTTGAAAATGAATAGAAGAGGCGAGAGAAGTTGGGTGGACGCAAGGGCGGGGGGTAAGCTACCTTGACAAGTACTCTAGGTTCAGAGGTAGCTGTTGGCGATGCGATGGCGTCAAAGAGGACATGGAAGCTGCCTCCAGATTGAACTGAGCGTCTAACAGGGGTCGTGGGGGGAAAGTGCGCCAAGGTTTCTCGCCAAGTGGGACGTGGCCGTAGGGTATCAAAATTTTGGGTGATGTCTGCTggagagatgaaattagcAAGTCAGTTTGCACTACTAAGAGGCACAGTTCCAAGCtggtttatttttgtaagcCAAATCTTAAGGGCCATCTTTTCTGTTCCTCCCTAGCGtcactactaaggtaggtaggtagtggaCACTCCATCACGCCCATGGGTTAGGGTTAATAAGATGAAGAATGGATGGGTACTTCATCTACTCGTGTATGTATATCAAATTGGATGTCTAGGATGTGACATCGACGCATATATGAGGATGGGAAGCTTGCAGTCTTCTAGAACTTCTCGTAGCGATCCTTATGGTGAGTTGTCTGGAAACATCTCACCGTGACATTGGCGGCGTTTGCGAATAGCATACAATTCTTTTGGGCATGTAGTTCTTTCTGACACTAACTTGTCTTCCTGTGCTTGACCTGCCCGTTTTCCCTGTTGCATCTGATATCCACCTTGCCACGTACATCCAAGCGACCCTGAACTCCTGGATATCGCTGACTGATAACGCCACAAATGACAAATCCTTTCCCTTTCATTCATAAATAGTATAGCTTTTGGTATTCATCACTAGCTTGCACTGGAGCTAGAATCGACGTCATGTCTGGAGCGTTTCGAAGGTGCGTTGCTGTGGCTTTGTACAGCTTCTGCCGAGATACTCTCGAGACGAGAACGTTTCTTGCTTTCGCTTTGCTGCAACCCACCATATTCACTTATCGATGAGGTACAGGATAAGGCGGCGCCAGAACCCTGGCTGTCACTCTCATCACTGTCAGTTTCTGCAAGCATGTTGCTTTCCAGAACCAGATGCATTGTTGAACATGGAAGTCCAAGATCCTTTTCGATCAACGGTATTTGTTGCTGTATCCAATGTAGAAGTATTTGGTGACGTTGAGCTCCGGCTCTTGCTTCTCTGTAAGTTGACGTGCTATCTCGATATTTTCTGATTGTGTCGACACGATGCTGAAGACGATCGAATGCCTCAATGGCAGAGTTGAGTTTAGCCTGGGCTTCGAACAGCTTACGTTGAGTTTTGGGCCCCCTCAAAGATGGATTCAATGAATCCCTTTCTGCCAACAGAACTTCTGAGCTGGCAGCTTCAACAGCTTGTCTTAAACTCGACCTCTCGTCATCATGTAAGGACGCATACTGAACAGTCTCAACTAGACTTCGACTTTCGTGAGGATGCAATACTTTGGAGTCAACGATAGTTTTCCAAGCATTTTCGTAAGTTTTATGATATCGCTTGTACCATGAGTATCTTTTGGACTCGGATAGCTCAAAACACAGATACTCGAGCCACTGTGATAGAGCATCCTGATCTTTCGTATCTTGCTTCATGTGGAGCGCTGTAAGTGACGATTGTTTGTGTAGTCGTCGAGTACATCGCGCTAAGTATTCTCTAAACGCGTCTGAGTTTCGTCTCACCCTATTTTGATAGCGGCGGAACAGAGTCCACCTTTCTAGTTGCCGTTCAAACACCCTCCATTGCTCTTTGCTTGACCCATTGGAGTCATATCTCCAATACTGAAGAAGCTCGTCGTAGTTGCCTGGGTTTGTTACAACTCGGTCGATGAGCGTCCTTGAGTACCATGGGCGTCCTCCAGCGTTAACTAGCAGGTCGTAGAACGCCTTTTCATTTTTAATGTCATTGATTCGCTCTTTGTTGAGTGAATCTATGCAATTAAGTTGAGTTTTCGAAGAGGTTCTTCCCGCATTGGTGTTGGATTGGAGATGCGAAGTCCACAACTTGAGCATGTCTATGTAGCTGTCGGATTTGTCAACCGGGCGCACTACATTGGAAATGTCTGGTAGGCGATCGCAATACAGAACTCTGTTGGGCCGTTAGGAAATGACCTAATCAAGTAGAGACGAATGTAATCAATGGGGTGTCGTACTGTAGACCATCTCTCATCCAACGAGTGACATTGTCCTGTCCTAAAGCATCGAGAGATCTGGTCTTCATGTCAGTCATGCTTCAAGAAAAGAGCATGGTGTTCAGACTCACAGTTGCTGATCATTCTTTTCATCGTTCCCAGTCCAGTTAACAGGCTTAAAGATAGGACCCATCGGCTGGTCCATTGATGCAAAGAGAAGTTCTGAGAGGTGCGTATCGTTGATTCGAGTGAGGGATTGCGATTCCAAGgcttgtttttcttctttctcgttTGCTTAGGCTGTGACGACAGAACCATACACACTCTGTCACGGTTGTGATCGGATAGGAGTAATACGTTGTAAAAGGGTTGATGTTTGCAAATGGGAAAGTCAAGTTGTGTATGACGGTTGATAGGTGCAGCAAGCATCAGCGTATGCGTCACAGATGCATGCAGTATGGGCGAGACAACatgaaaagaaaataagctGGATCGTGAACTGGAATGAGGCTAAGTCTCCTCGTAATAGGCCGTTGGGCCAACCTATGGTACCTGCCTGTACAGAGTACCTTggttattttattttattttcccTTTCATTTCAGTGTGAGTAGGGAAGTTGCATGTCAAGTTGCACGCACGTACCTGTTTGCTGCTTGGCTTGTCGCAGGTTCTGATTTAATGGATGGAAAGCGCGGCCTAAAGGCCATTCGTCCCCTGTATACCTACTAAGTTAGCACGGGCAGGCCCGGGGACACCCATGATCCGCGCCCTGCAGCGACAAAGGCAACTACGGATGTCTACCCGCCAGTAGCGTCGGCCAACTCCCATTGGTTGCTGACATGGTGTTTTGACGGAGGGGGTCTTCTGTGGAGAAGGAATTGCCCTGGAACTCTTGATCTTCACATTCATCAGGTCAGACTCATCTTTACCATTGCCGCGGGTTAAGCGCCAGAAAGTTCTAGGTGAACTGTCAAACCGTTTAGCTTGATATAACCCTGTCTTATCCTCTAATAGTATGGAACTGATGCCCATGCTAATCggcatcaacatcatcgtcatcatcataccAGCCCTGCCTGCCCTGCACTGCCCTGGTCCTTGATTGCCTTGCCCCACgcatgtatgtacatacagtaCATACCGTAAAGAGCATGCAGGTTGCCTAGCTCTCGGTGTTCCTACATGGCCTTGTGATCTTTACTGCACGTTGACTTGTCGGGAAGTTGGTTACTAGAGGGAGGTTCTGTTTGGAAACTCCAATGTTACATCATTGCGACTTGCCTCTTCCAAGTAACGCATCCTCCATCTGACTGTCTCCCTTCAATTGTATGCCATCGTTTACTTTGGGCCTCATCAGGGACTCCATAAAGTGGAAACCGAGGCGGCCCTTGCCGTCGAATATCTCGAAGCGCCATAACCTCACAATAATTACGGCATTAATGCCAGAACATGTGTGTTGGACACGGATAAATGACACCTAGACGGATCGTCAGTTGATTGCTTGCTGATCACTCTTCACGCATTGAAAATTCAGGTGTAACCTGCATGTCCCTTTATACGCCTGCCCACAGATTTGTGCTATGGAAAAGTAGCTGGCTTATTACGCAATCCTGTAACGTCAACTAAAGTGCTGGTGTGCTAGTTCTAGCGCATCTACAGATGATACCAGAGTAACGAGATGTCAATGTTTTGATTCTGGTGATGCAGGCGGCCGCATAAAAACTGGCACTGACTCAGTGACTGGTAAATATACTAGACCAGTTTAGTGATATAGCCAAAGTGAACACCAGTATTTTTAAAAGCCTGTGACGATAAGACTAATGTGAAGGATATTTCGTACATGATAGGGTGCCATCGCATGGTCAATGCTAGAACAAGCAATTCCATCTGATTCATGCAAAGTCAATTCTCAGCCAGCAGTTGAGTCAATGGAAGTAGTGAAACTGACTGTGGAGCTagctgtcttgtctttctttcATCCAGAGACTAGCGTCAGTTGGTACGTTCGAGTCTGAGCTCTGCCCTGCAGCTCTCAGGATCAACTTGACCAACTAATCGGTGGTCTCGGATGCGCTCTGACTCTTCTACATCCTGCCGTAATAAACACTGTTCCTATCGATTTCGTTGTCTACTGAGTAGGTCTCAGACTCTAGCCATCTATGAGACGGGACCTCCCCTAGCCAATCCTGCCAATACCGAAAAGGGATAGGAATTGCCTGGCAGCAGGGATACTACTCTGACATTGAAACGCATTTGATCATGTTGGTATTCATGGCCACCGTCAAATGGCAAGATGCTGACTTCTCGTGATGCTACGACTCCCAAGAGCTTGAAGCATTTGGCCCGTAGCAAGTAATTGAATCTCAATCTGACAGTCAGCAATAGCCAATAGGTTTCAAGAAAGTTTGGACAGTTGATGATTCAGGCCTGTTGTTATATCGCCTTGCTAAAGATCTTGCCAGAGACTTAGCATCGATGAGTCTGCTCTTATTGTGTGGCAAAGTTTCTCTGAGACTGTCACGTATACCGCACTAACAGCCCAAATAGCCGCGACAAACATTATATACGCTCCAATGTCCCTGAAACACTCGAAATAAGGCGTGTGCGACTTTTTGTTGTTCAATTCTATCTGCTCGAGGAACATTGTCGAATATGTATCGGGGTAGGAATTTCAACGTTTTCGTTTGGTCTAAAGTCTGGACGTTAGCCGATTTTGCCTACTTAAGAGTAAAGAGAATACTTCCTGCTCTTCATtctttatcttattaagtttacTGAATGACATATGAAAGATACACATACCTTAAAGCTCGAACAGTTGGTCCTGTTCTGGCGATAGCATGGCTCGGAGGGTCTTGTTGTTATACTCATTCGCCTGGCATATGCTTCGTTGATGTTACCAGCAGCGTCTAGTCTGTTGCATGTATATTCAATATCGAAAAGTACGAATGGATACTGCATCGCTGGTCAGCCTCCTTTTCAAATGGGTAAGGAACCTACCCCTGTGTATCCTTGGATAACTCACTTGGGATATAAAGCTCGAAACCTTTTACATCAAAGAAGACGTGCTTGAAACGTTTCTCCTTTTCAAGTGCCATCGTATCGAATAGTTAAAGCCATATGTTGACAGCTTTCTCGCGAATTCGTTCAGGCCCGCGGAATTGCGGCAGGCTCATTCTCAGAAACATCTTCAAAGTCGAGAGTATTCTGCAACGAGatcagggttcaaatccacgacactccacgacacatttgtgaatatggcgtggatatggatgcTGACTAATAACTTCGATGTGGAATGGGTGGAAATGGATCCATTATGGAAATGAATCCATATTGTGGAATTTGTGGAATGAAACCTACTTTGTCCAACAATGGTAATTAGTGGGCCGCATCCAGGTCTTGGTCGTCGACGTTTTTGTCACTCGTCCATTAGAATCCTATCTAGCGACCCGATCAAACCGGCACGCAACCAACTCCGTAGTGTCTGACAAAGCCCAATTGTACTGGCATCTAGCCTATTGCGGCTCTTGGTAACCATGCGGCCAGTGGTCGAGAATAGCCTCTCACACTCGGCTGACATTGGTGGCACAGTAAGCAgatccaaggccattctAGACAACCGGGGGTATTTGAGCCGCCTTATGTGCCAGTATTCGTAGGGATCTGTGACAGAagcatcagcatcctcgatatcacgctgccactgctcgtattcatcaagatccagacCGCCAACCGAGGACCTAGGGGATTGAGCTGGGGATTGAATTGGCGACTCGGTAACAGAAATCCCTCCAGCCGTCAGTCCTCGCTTCTTTGTGCGCCACGCTGTGaacttgtttcttgaggtcttCAGCCGCTTATTGGCAGGCAACTCAATCTCTGGGTCATCAACCTCCAGGTCCCTATACTCTCTCTCCCAGAGATCCTGGACCATCTCCTTCGCCTTGGTAATCCACAACTGtctttcgtcgtcgtctcccCACAAATCGTCAAACAGTGCCCACCGGTAGGCAGGATGAAGAACTGCGGCGCCATAGATCAGGGGGCTGTCGTTCAGATGCTCGTAGTATTCGTTCAATTTGAGCCAGcccaggttgatgttgacagcGAGATGATGGCCGTCCGGAAAATTGGCGACTGCTCTTTTCCCGGATTCGAGGGTTTCGAGAAGAAATTCGTACGCGTGAATAAGATCCCAGCTTGTTCCTGTACAAGTCAGCTGTTAAAATAGGAATCAGGCCGCTTTTGAGAAGTCTAAGGCTTACCAGACAGTGGAGGGTCGATCTCGTTTTCTTCGACCTTTCTCTGGTGTTTTCCCtgtccatcaccctcaaggCCTCTCACAACCAGCTGGAAGTCAAGCAAAATGTCGTAAAGAGTCCCGAGCACatgccaatcatcagctgtcatgcgattctcttccttcaggAAGAAGGGCAGCTTGGAGCCCTTTTTGATGTGGCCAGCTCTCGTCAAGTTGACCTTCTCCCACTCGTTTGATGCTCTCTGgacaaaagaattataaaatggCCTCAAGGCGAGAGCGCGCTCAATCATCGAGAATTGAGAAAGCCACCGGGTAGCATTGTCGACCACAACTCCAACTGGACGGTGTTTCTTGAGCTGAGCATCATCAGAGAGTTGGCTCTCGACAGCTTGTACCTTCTTGAGCATATCGGTCCACGTGTCCGATCTGCTCACCTCCTAGGTCTTCGTGAGTATAACAAATAAAGCAGGTGACTCAGCCACCTACAACAGCAAAGTTATGCCATTTTCCAACAGAGCCTCGCCTCCTCCAGACTTCATGCTCCTTCGCTGCCGTGTGAAGTCCTTCGAAGACCTCTTTCTCGAAAGCATCCGGGTTCTTGCCATACAGCATCTGTTTCACTACTATGTTGACAACGTGGCCAACGCAGCGAACCCATCGCTTCGCCCAGTCGAAACCAAATTCTAATCCAATCTCCCCCATCGAGGTTTTATTGTTACCGGCATTATCCAGTGTAAAATATCCGAGTTTATCGCTGATCTCGTACTCCCGAATGATCTCGATAATTTGCCCGGCGATATTCTCGCCTGTGTGCCGCTCCGTAAGCTCAGGCAGTCCGAGAACGCACTTCTGCGGCCGATTGTTTGAATCCCGAAACACACATGTGATGCCGTATAAGGCGTGTCGGTTACCAGACTTCCAGCCATCGTACTGGATATGGATCTGTCCCGGACTCTTTCGCAAAGCATCCTTCACTCTTTCCATATTGTTGGTAAATTCTCGTTCTGCGATGGCACGCACGGTCACGTCAGTAATGTTAGCTTTTGTGATCTCAACAGATGGATTGAGGTAGTTGAAGATgtctcgaagatcttgatcgtTGACGATCGAGAAGGATTGGTTAGAATTGACAATCCAGTTGACAAGTTTCTGCTGGAATACAGTTTTGTCGAAACGTTTGATCAAGGTATTGATCAAATCTTGTTCCTTCGGCTCCTTCGGGTTCAACTGTAGGATTGTTGCAATGGACTGATGTGCTTTCTCGGATGCCTTCGCAGGCTTTTGCCTCTTGCCTGTCGGATCCATGATGCCATTGTGGTCCGTGTACAGGTGACCCTCAGCGTTCTGCAACCCTTTGATGGCATAACTCTTTGGCCTCGGCCGCTTTTGCTTGATGCAAAGGCAACACACCCATCGGCGTTCCCCCTTTTGGGCATGCTGGATATCGTAGCCGAACTGATATACCCATTGACGCACTTGGCCGTCTCTCTCCGTCAAGGTCCAGCCTTTGTAGAGCTGGAAGAGTCGttgattgtcttcttctgtacGTTCTGGAACGggtgtggttgacttggtagGATGAAGGGTGGCCATTTCGATTTGGGATAGTAAGGGCGTGAGTAAT carries:
- the SUI1 gene encoding Eukaryotic translation initiation factor eIF-1 (BUSCO:56122at5125), producing the protein MSIENLKTYDPFAEADEDTGETKQTQNYIHIRIQQRNGRKTLTTVQGLPKKFDQKKILKVIKKKFACNGTIVNDSEMGEVIQLQGDQRKDVQDFLVDKKEGLELDAKTIKVHGF
- a CDS encoding hypothetical protein (TransMembrane:5 (i70-87o133-157i169-189o195-213i225-245o)~BUSCO:53746at5125) encodes the protein MGNPPPIRRGSSTGHLPQPLTSVTSNTIKSSPSQPTTTTIASDDARPVHPSLLQPRVAVVLNVPTPWHPWLFALRLFSILPALWWGLPSAVQLLLRILPGPEIVVVVPSTTGGSVAMSVEQDARYALTETGLATIWCFASGYLSFFFTDCLMSRWLINYTPQATMVRLLTTNICNAYLTQVVLSIAGGFEDPRLFLPGWIGIATTLTVMYHITHQKINIRKETSTSINVFSIASFFSMVTLLAHMHQFTPEYPQMPIVTNGRRAWDEASRVVAQVRGSVEQHGDL